A DNA window from Flavobacterium sp. contains the following coding sequences:
- a CDS encoding PorV/PorQ family protein, with the protein MNIGVDAAALGMSSAVTSSTNDVNAVYWNPAGLTNLEDHQLSLMHASYFANIAQYDFIGYASPIDDRSAWGISMIRFGVDDIMDTTQLIDSQGNIDYNRIKLFSTADYGFTFSYARKLPIEGFQYGVNAKIIRRVIGKFANSWGFGFDLGLQFQHNDWKFGLMLRDITTTYNVWNIDEEEYEKIANAIPGENNELPESTEITLPKAQLGVSRKFEFHGDYSLLAAGNLNMRFEQTNDIISSKAVSIDPAIGFEFGYTDLVFLRAGAGNFQNVTQLDNTDKLSFQPNIGLGFKYKGIQVDYALTDLGNQSAALYSNIFSIKVDLGIFR; encoded by the coding sequence TGTCGATGCCGCTGCATTGGGAATGTCGAGTGCTGTTACTTCATCTACCAATGATGTAAACGCTGTATATTGGAATCCAGCCGGATTGACTAATCTAGAAGACCATCAGCTTTCGCTAATGCATGCCAGTTATTTTGCCAATATTGCGCAATATGATTTTATTGGTTATGCCAGTCCGATTGACGATCGAAGTGCCTGGGGAATTTCGATGATTCGTTTTGGAGTCGATGATATTATGGACACGACTCAGTTAATCGATAGTCAGGGAAATATTGACTACAATCGAATTAAACTATTTTCTACTGCCGATTATGGTTTTACTTTTTCGTATGCGAGAAAGCTTCCAATAGAAGGTTTTCAATATGGTGTAAATGCAAAAATTATCCGAAGAGTTATTGGAAAATTTGCTAATTCATGGGGTTTTGGTTTTGATCTTGGGCTTCAGTTTCAACACAATGACTGGAAATTCGGATTGATGCTTCGGGACATTACTACAACTTATAATGTCTGGAATATTGATGAAGAGGAATATGAAAAAATTGCCAACGCGATTCCGGGAGAAAACAACGAATTACCAGAAAGTACTGAAATTACTTTACCAAAAGCACAATTAGGCGTTTCAAGAAAATTTGAATTTCATGGCGATTACAGTCTTTTAGCAGCCGGAAATTTGAATATGCGTTTTGAGCAGACTAATGATATTATTTCATCGAAAGCAGTAAGTATTGATCCTGCGATTGGTTTTGAATTTGGTTATACTGATCTTGTTTTTTTAAGAGCCGGAGCCGGAAACTTTCAAAATGTTACGCAATTGGATAATACTGATAAATTGAGTTTCCAACCGAATATTGGTCTTGGTTTTAAATACAAAGGCATTCAGGTTGATTATGCTTTAACGGATTTAGGAAATCAAAGTGCAGCTTTATATTCGAATATCTTTTCTATAAAAGTCGATCTCGGTATTTTTAGATAA
- a CDS encoding DUF4105 domain-containing protein, translating into MKKVLLQKTLFSLLLMSFAIGFSQNIPLSKYAKISVITCGLGNETYSYFGHTAIRVADPINNLDVVYNYGAFDFRTQNFVAKFAKGDLQYFVVAHSFPDFINDYTYEKRSVFEQELLLSEELKQKLFDKLNAVLMSDERYYTYKFIDKNCTSMVVDVVNSTLGGNVIIKKEDTDKTYRSVLFPYFKGHFYDQLGTSIIFGTKVDQLATRIFLPFELKNSLDETTFQGHLLAGKSKTLLNFEKETPTSWWNNIYTYLFILGFVVLVHNKIVDKIYLLILSLMGVFFVSVGFYSFHQELAMNYNVFLFSPLLLILLFFSIIKNKKWTYRFAVLHLILLIGYSIFMINKAHFLIVLPMIITSGFVLVRVAIRNKKPIPIII; encoded by the coding sequence ATGAAAAAAGTCCTTTTACAAAAAACACTTTTTAGTTTATTATTAATGAGTTTTGCGATTGGATTTAGTCAAAATATACCATTGTCTAAATATGCTAAAATAAGCGTTATTACCTGCGGATTAGGAAATGAAACGTATTCTTATTTTGGACATACGGCTATTCGTGTTGCAGACCCGATAAACAATCTTGATGTAGTTTATAATTATGGGGCTTTTGATTTTAGAACGCAAAATTTTGTGGCAAAATTTGCAAAAGGTGATCTGCAGTATTTTGTAGTAGCTCATTCTTTTCCAGATTTCATAAATGATTATACCTACGAAAAGAGAAGTGTTTTTGAGCAGGAATTGCTTCTTTCAGAAGAATTAAAACAAAAGCTTTTTGACAAATTAAATGCCGTTTTAATGTCTGATGAACGCTATTATACCTACAAGTTTATTGATAAAAACTGTACATCGATGGTTGTTGATGTTGTCAACTCTACTTTAGGAGGAAATGTAATTATTAAAAAAGAAGATACTGACAAAACATATCGTTCTGTTTTGTTTCCTTATTTTAAAGGGCATTTTTACGATCAATTAGGTACCAGTATTATTTTTGGAACCAAAGTTGATCAATTGGCAACCAGAATCTTTTTGCCTTTTGAATTAAAGAATAGTTTAGATGAAACAACTTTTCAAGGTCATCTTTTAGCAGGTAAAAGCAAAACACTTTTAAATTTTGAAAAAGAAACACCAACTTCGTGGTGGAATAACATTTATACCTATCTTTTTATTTTAGGATTTGTTGTTCTGGTTCACAATAAAATTGTAGACAAAATCTATTTATTGATTTTATCTTTAATGGGAGTATTTTTTGTTTCGGTTGGATTTTATTCATTTCACCAAGAACTGGCAATGAATTACAATGTGTTCTTATTTAGTCCGCTTTTGTTGATTTTGCTTTTCTTTTCAATCATCAAAAACAAAAAATGGACTTATCGATTTGCTGTTTTACATTTAATTTTACTAATAGGTTACAGCATTTTTATGATCAATAAAGCTCACTTTTTAATTGTGCTTCCAATGATTATCACTAGCGGTTTTGTTTTGGTAAGAGTCGCGATACGAAATAAAAAACCTATTCCGATAATTATTTAA